The Limanda limanda chromosome 13, fLimLim1.1, whole genome shotgun sequence region TAGTTCCAcccagcagcttcagtttggattcGATGCCccggtgttccagtttaactggcggCCAGATCAACTGGCGATTTGTctacctttttccagatgttgatggtgggTTGCAGTGCTGGTCGcagatttgtcattttcacaaagcgcacGTATGTGAAGttcggtgatctactgaaggtctcgctgaaataaaaatcctacaaaaactatttatcactattataattTGCCAGAGTTGTAACGATTACACTGGGAACTGTATTTACTCCTTCGACTGACACAGCACCAATAAAGCCCGTTGCCatctgacagaagagaagaaatacacaacacgTTGTCCAACAATGAAGACGCTAAGTTCCTTTTCCAGATTTGCCTCGTTacacatgtgttttaaaatcacgtctgctgactttaaccagcagcgacaggaggacacgtgaagcttcacccGTCCATTCgaagcacgttcaccaactttactcataataacaccgctggagcttccgccttgttgttgtgaggcgatgCTTACATCTGACACTTGTTCTGTGTGTGCGagttgtaatgatcaccagcgtcaaacacaagcacttggcgtggagctggtcacgcgtgtgtgttcttcagaactccctgtgtctcccatgaagaggagcatcagattgtgaagcctggtattaagtatttatgcgttttgtctgtgttgggactatcaccagatGATCTGGGCGTTACCTTAAAGCAAATCTGttgttatacagctgacaaagcaaggAACGATACATTTATCTATTGCGCGATGGAAATTTCAGCGGCTCCGTGGCGTAACGAGAACGTCATCAGGCCAGAAGTTATTAGTGCTTCGGCTCGCTGTTTCGAGTCCCGGTCAAGAtttttgtactattttctttttttttttaaccatttaatttatattgaagtatcaacgtgatgctgacacggacacatgaactcggGAAGGGTTTctgtaggatttttatttcagcgagaccttcagtagatcactgaacttcacacacatgcgctttgtgaaaatgacgaatctgcgaccagctctgcaacccaccatcaacatctggaaaaaggtaaacaaatcgCCAGTTGATCTGGccgccagttaaactggaacaccggCTCTGGTCCCTGGGATGCAGCTGACTGTGGTCGCTGGAGAATCTGTTTGAACCGTGAGCTGGTggctctttaatcgtgggctctTTAAGGGTAGCACtgtgccccctccggaccgtcacccagccgccctgggctcccggctgcacgGGGCAGGTCGAGGTACTGCTAACTGAGGCTaagctacgtgctaagctaggtAGCTCCGCGGCGGctaagctaactacagctaacggagcTTCTAAGCTgcggagccgagcttctaagtcgcTGAGCCTctcctccatcgctaccaacacactgcatttattacatgtagcactactgttaatggaggcggaggagtcagtaaacatgagacactcggagcaagagagagagagagaagccatcgctgctgtctcagcctgttagactacgaggctgagctcacacagaacacagagtcactgagcaccagagaggaggggctgggatgtgtggctgtttaactacagaccggtgattgtagccggagtgatgcagagaaacagctgttagcagaggagctagttcagaGAGCGACCAGCGGCAgcgaaaaacaggaaatgacgcagcacgcttaccgtcaTGACGTAATCATAACATTTACTCGTACCAGTAGAAGCTTATCAaatgaatatgagcagaattgAGTTCAGCCTGTTGGTCCAGCCCTCCACAACATGaatccccccccctgctcccgggactgacctgctctgtgcagccggacttcgggctgcatcacggcatcgagcagcctcctctggcggcagatctccagctcggtccgctccactcgctcctcggactCTAACAAGGTTTCCTCAAGCCCCGCGAGGATCTGCTCTCCCGCCgccgcgagccgctcggtgagcatcgctctcagctccgggactcgagcctttcctcctccttcctccacctgcagcaggaagtcttcagcggcagcgcggatccgctcatgtaccaacacccgcagcagctgcatggcggccatgttgctcctctctgagtctctgaggggacaaagaccatagatttatatataaagactagatgtctcgttcaaCGGAGCCGTACggccgcacatggcggccatcttgctagggggcatcgcgctcacccataacattgtgttggtagtggtaaataaccacaacttgctcaattttcaaccgatttttaaacgatcttgtttgttataaacgtcagagatgtagttatgacactgaatacattattcaatttttttagaaatgggtgagcgagctgccccctagcaagatggccgcaaTGTgtggacgttcgtctccgttggccagcaatgcagacgagacatctagtttttatatatatctatgacaAAGACAGCCagcgacaggaaacagagactcgAAGAGGAAACGACAGTACTAATactgcacagtagaaatactctgttaTATGTACTTGTTAAACAAGTACTACAGTATAAGCAACAAAAGTAAACTTAAGcaatggtggaagaagaattcggatcattcactgaggtaaaagtaacaagacagtaaagtaatattccattACCAGTGAAAGTACAaagacagtgaagtagaaatactcaataattaaattaaacaaactccgACAGTaaaccccaaaaaaaaaacaatttctaggactgaaaagcagcactgaacagcccgagcacatgcattttgaagcgttgcatgagTTTTGCACATGCCACTCACTTCactaaacgcttcacttcctgtgtccgtCACGtgatgtcgatccttgcctgctaattgctcattagattaaatgtgtttgttttgaatcaatGCCCTATGATCtatgtttttttatacagatctgtgatctactgggtccagtatcacacagattgacAGACAGAACCAAACCTTCCCAGTACAAGAACAAGCATATACAAATAACTATCTTACATGTtatagattggggacatcacTGCTGTCTCTGAATTAAACAATCCTGCTGCTTGACATTTACCGTCATTCATGTCAACGAGGGCTCCTCCGTCATCGCTGCTtcactgtccgtgtgtgtgagtgtaattgCCCAGATCCaacttcacgtcaaacgtaccaaacatgtctgactgtgagaagctgattaatttgtctcatGATGAGACAACTCAACTGTAGTTTGTCAGTTTCatcactttctaattttctgcaaatttttgtaagaattttatcatgttaaagccctcaaaaagccaattcattctgaaaaaaaatgaaataaaatcctTACAATTACAATAGTGCCTCCCATTGTCTCCTACTGTACGGTTCTCGGGTCCTAATAAATAATCAGGGTTTGGATTATTGATAAAGAGcaggagaaataaataaagagtgaacatttgtttcacactatttaatctattttccCTTATTGGTGTTTATCGTTGTTCAATTTCCCCCAGTCTTTacaagaaagaggaaaaagtaaaagacaaatTAATGTGTTATCAGTTGATAAAGACTAAGTTCTTTCTTGTTCTTATATTGATCAAGCTAAAGATTAAAAATGGTTTGAGTCTGTGCATCTCCAAATAACAAATGAGTTGAATGAAGAATATGACATTTTGATCATCTGAACCaatattttttgtgtgtctatgtgttttATGTAAAACTTTCCATGGCTCAATGTCATAgcatacttttattttgaaattcttCCGCATGACTCCGGAAGACGTCCGGAAGAAGCTGTCGAACCAGATCTGATTCTTCTTCCAGGTCTAGATCTGATTCAAGTTGTGATTCTGGTCCTATTTTGTGGTCATGGCTCTGGACTGGATTGAGTTCAGTTATGCTGTTCTGGTGTCAGTGGGAGGAGTCGTTGGTTTTGTGAAAGCAGGTaagagagacacactgagagtTACATGAATAACTTCACCTCAAATAACTTGTATTCACAAACTGAACATAGTAACATGGAGGTGGGATATTTAGCAGAGCAGCTAAATTATAGAtcggtgttcctaataaactggcCACTGTGTGTTCAATGTAGAAAATCCGATTCCAACGTAAAAGGTTCTCATAAAAAGGGAGTGAATcgattcatttcaaaataaaagctggcCTGGTTGTGTGTGCTCCTCAGGCAGCGTCCCCTCCCTGGCTGCCGGGCTCCTGTTCGGTCTGTTGGCCGCGGTCGGTGCTTATCAGACATCTCAGAATCCGAGGAATGTGTGGCTGTCGCTGGGTGAGTTTGTGTAGTTTGTTGATCTGTGTCAGTGCGAGTTCACGATCACTAACACGCGTCTCCCTCTGCTGATAAAACACAGGCACCTCCGGAACTCTCACTGTGGTGATGGGCCTGAGATTCATCAACTCCGGGAAGTTCATGCCAGCGGGTTTAATGACTCTATTCAGGTGAAACACAGTCATTACACATAATGATGATTGGTAATTAACTACATTCACAACATGAAGATCAAAGACTTCTGCTTTAAAGGACTTGAACCAACAACGCCTCCTTGCAGTTTATTATAATCTGGTACAAACATTTACTTGGACGTTGACCTCGAGAATTTCCGTGACACATTGACCTCATGAGTCTGGAACTGCTCTGGTTgctggagacacacaaccacgAGGCGTTCATTCCAACTCGACCCTGATTTAAATGTTGTCATCTCTTTTTTCAGCGGACTGATGCTGGTGAGGATCATAACTGGGATGTTGACAAGGCCACACGAATCCTGAGaaatacttaaatatatattttctgtgtACAAAAAACATACATTCCCTCTGTGCAGTCGTCTGTGAGAAGAATTTAAGTTTAAACATAATTTTTCTGGAATAAATCATTTTTCTACAACAACTTTTACCATTTCAACGTCTTATCTATTTttgaaaatacacaacaatataATACAAGTTTTTCTGCTTATCAGGATTATCCATGCTCCTTTGTACATAAACATCACAGCTTATTGTGTTTACACCTGTTTGTGTACTTTAATAagaaaatatactgtatatctgcACTTTTGCATtgaattaaaacacatttgctcactaaaaaaataactttgtcaattatttaaagaaatagaGATATTCTAACATTCATTCACTTGTAAAGCACTGaatgatatttaataaaatgGCATAATGTCTGTATGGTGAGAGTGCGGTGGGAGTCACTGGTGCCACCGGTGGCCTCCATACTTGGCGGCCCAGTCGACTCGTCCGTGCACCGGCTGGATGTTTGGGCCCCGGGAGAAGTTTGTCTTCACTGTGGAGCCGCTGCTGGATCCGGAGATCTGAGGATTCACAGATCTGCTCCTCCACTGTTCATACTCTGAAAGGAAAAGTGTTGTttagacgtgaagctgcttctctTATGATCATAATGCAGATTTTTCTTTACCTTCATTTGACAGAGACAGTTTATTTGAGGAGATCTTGTTCTTACACGTTTTGGTTTTGTAATCAGTTGAGGAGACATCGACTAAattcacaaagaaaaaatagagaaaaggtGAATTCAACGAAAATCACTTCAGGTTTCCAAAAGGCATCAGACCAGGTTGATTGAAAACAGACACTGGTTTCTTTCCACCTCCAGGGGGCGCTTTTTCCATAGTAAGTAGAGAGAGCCTAAATGttttgaaaacaaacatatgACAATGATTCCAGACCAGAGATGAACCGGAGACGTTATGGTTACGTGGTCGAGTCGTCTGATTGATACCAAACCATCTAATCCTTCACTGATAGAGTCCTCAACTTCTGCCTGGTAGTTTTCAAAATACAACGTAGAGACATTTGGCACATATAGGACATTTCTAGTGGAAGAACTATTAGTATTCAGAAGAAGTTTTCCCATAATAAGACAAGTGTTCTACGTTGTGTTCTATGCTTTATAAGAAAATGCAATGAGGGACAAAAACACTTAAACCCAGCAAACAGACTAATATTGATCACTTCTCtaaaacataaatattgttCAATCAATAGTGATGAATCACCTTTAATAAGCTGATTTAGTGTTTTTCTGTAAAATCTTAATTTTGCAAAGTTAATGTGCCAGATTAAAACAGTAAGAAAGATATAACTACCGTAAGTAAAATTCAAGTACTCCTAAAGTTCTTGGGTAACTTAGCTGTTTTCTACCACTGCCTCTTGCATTAGCATGTGAATTTGTGTGATACCTTTGGAAAGATCCACTTCCTCCAGGCTCTTTTCCTTCATAAGCTGCTTAGCTGATAGTTTGGGAAGAGCAGCATCtaaaatcacatcacagcagagagagagaagaggagaagagatgaactCCGACCTCCACTGAGCAGAAGAGACATTTCCCTCTGAAGGTTTTAATGTGgcaaatgaatacaaaacatTGGGAAGCATTTCTTTTTAACCTTTACCAGGTGAGTCCAAAACACCTAAACAAACTCCCAACTAAAACTATAAATGCACTTCATAGATTAGAAGTTTTCATACCTTTATGAAGAGGGAGTTCCAGGCCCAGTCCTCTGGTTAAACACGAGTTGTCCCACAGGTTTCTGCCTGCGGAGTTCCTTTTTGGAATAATGCCTGAAAAAGTGAAGTCAGAATAATCCCGCTGTGCCTAATCCCACACTTAAACAGCCGGTATCGTCTTTAGATTCAGTTCTGATGTGAAAAGTATGAAGTTATAAAGCTGTTTGTAAATTGTTTGCATTTGGAAAAAGTCTCGGTGCAGAGGATTCTTTGATTTCTCACCTGGCAGGTACCTGGACTGGCGGAGGTAGTGCTGCTTGGcagacgaggaggtggagtccGTTCTCTTCAGCCCGATGCCGCTCGGTAACTTTGCTACCATGTTGGTCTTTGTCTCTGGAAatctagaaaagaaaaaaggtattATCCTATTTTGCCAAAAGTAATGATGACGACAACCTCTCATTAAAAAGATCTCTCACCGACAGCCGTGTCCATCGAGGATCCTGTCCTTCAGAGAGCTTATGGAGGGTTTTTTGGAAATGGAAACTCCAGCGTCTGTGTCGTCTCCGTCGTCCCAGCTATCGACTGACTTGAACGATGTTTGACCCCAGTGTCTGCGTCCGGTCCTGACTCCAGACACGCTGTTCTCAGCTCCAGCAGCCGGCCCTCGCTGCTGTAGAGGATTTGTGTACAACCAAAGTTGTAAAGTCAAAATCTGTGACAATTctcctgagaaaaaaaagtctaaaaCTAGCTTCACTCTTTCAAGATGTATTTTCATGTCGAGCTTCGATATAAACATATCCGGTGGGAAAACAATTCTAAAAGGCCTGACAAATTCATTTTGAGATTCAGAGACTGTACCTGAGTGTGCCAGCTTCCTGGTTGCTTGTTCTTCACCAGGCTGAGCGGCGGCTGCTGCCCCGCTGTAGGATCTGTGTTGTCCTGAGGAAGAGGGATCTCCTGTAGAGGCCAGTGTAGAGGTCGACTGGAGGTCTGTAGCTCCACCCGGGTCTTCCTCTGCTCGCTGGGCTCCAGGTTCGTcttacagagagacagaggctttGGTTCTGTAGCCGTCTGGGTAATCTTCGTCCGGGCCTTGTGCTGCTCTGAGAACTTTAAAGGAGCTCCAAGTGTCTGGCCGACATGGAAGTACGGGTACCGCAGAGCCTGGTGcacaaatgacacaaacccaaggaAAAGTTACATCTTTTTAGTTAATGTTCAAGCTCAAAATGGAGATTTTAAAACTAAACCATGTTAAAGCTTTAAATGCACCTGAGCAGCACTTGGTCTTTTCTCTGGATCCCAGCGCAACATGTCTTTCATCAGCGTGATGGCCTCGGCGCTGGCGTTGGGCACCAGGGATCTGAGGTTGGTGGGGATACACTTTGGGAAGCGGAAGTTCATGGAAGAGGCCAGGTTGTAGCCGTCAGGCCAGTCcgactgtggagaggaggaacgGGAAGAGACAACAGGGTGGAGATCTGTGAGTCTGCGTTCACGTCTCACATATGACTCAGGCTGGGCTGGCTCACCTTCCTCAGCGTTCCCAGCACCTGACAGATCCTGAAGACCTCGTCCACCTCGCTGTTACCGGGGAACAGAGGCCTGAGGGTGTACAGCTCCGCCATGATGCAGCCCACCGCCCAGATGTCGATGGGGGAGCTGTAGGAGCTGGACTTCAGCAGAACCTCTGGGGCTCGATACCTGGAAGAATGGAGGGATGTTTATGGAGCATCTGCAGGGAGTAATTTAACTCTAAGCTTTGTCTAAGTGCAAATGCAAAcgttttatttctcatttcataACTGTGTTTTGGTCAGTTAACAACATTTTGAAACAAGGATctttagatttattttattttatacataatagatacatacatatgtTTTCTATCCCTGCAGACATTCTTATTTTCCCAGGTTTTAATGTCTGTGATCTTTCCGGGTTTTCACAAATTTTAGAATATTGCATAAAAATATAATAGCACTTTGGATACTTTGGATAATCCAGATGTTTTATATAGAACTATTCTACTATAACTGTTCTACTATATAGAACTAAATAACAACAtaggtttggttttatttgtaatttgCTGGATCCAACttttacaaatatcaaaatgttTATACTGACTAACTGAATGCATGAAATAATTTTTTATTCCTGTCATATGAAAGGTGAACAATCCTAAACCAGATATTAAACTGTGTTGTCATCAGGAAGATTAACATTGACATTGTGAGTATTGGAGGTAGCAGATTAATGCTATTATGTGGGATAAATAGAGGAAATCAGCTTAATGAGCCAAAGTAATGACAACATTGATTAtctactgtctgtctgtgttcctCTCTGTCCCCTGAGTGGATTTACTGTACTTCTCCCTTGTCAGTATCAATTACGTCTCCCGgttgtttaaatctttaatcttCTCGTCTAAGTGATTCTACTGCGAGTCACGGTGAGTCAGAAGTTTGAATCAGGTCAGACATCCACCTCAGCTCAGATTTCATaggatatatattatatattatattgtataaaGATTATATGGCtacaaacacaatttaaaaatcCATCTCACCATCTCGTGGACACATAATCAGTGTAAGGCGGCTGGGAACGGATTTCCCTCGCTAGGCCAAAGTCTGCAATCTTGACCAGCTGTGGGCCCATGCAGAGCAAATTCTCCGGTTTCATATCACGATGGAAATATCCTGAAAAACCCAAGTCAGCCAAATTAAACTTCTACAACCACTGCAACCACTACAATTTATACTGCAACAGGATTCACTACTGATGTGTTTGAGAGTTTTATGAAACACAACTCAAGTTAAAACATCTCTGACAAAATGTGATGATTTAACCAAACACAGACAAGTCAAGTAtttaaggaaaagaaaagagaaagggggggggggagtctctTACCGTGTTTATGCACAAACGCTAAACCAGACAACACTTGGAACAGAATGTTCCTTATCTCATTTTCTGAAAACATCGTATCTTCCCTGGCAGCCGCAAAGtgggaaaagagaagagacggaaagaaggaaagagaggataAAGAAAATATACACTGTGCAAACACATGTGCCTTACTGA contains the following coding sequences:
- the LOC133018010 gene encoding serine/threonine-protein kinase MAK-like, yielding MTDCWPVWDRQGSSVQERQGSLWTMNRYTTLKQLGDGTYGSVLLGKSNDTGELVAIKRMKRKFYSWDECLNLREVKSLKKLNHANVVKLKEVIRENDNLYFVFEYMKENLYQLMKERNKLFPESVVRNMTFQILQGLSIIHKHGYFHRDMKPENLLCMGPQLVKIADFGLAREIRSQPPYTDYVSTRWYRAPEVLLKSSSYSSPIDIWAVGCIMAELYTLRPLFPGNSEVDEVFRICQVLGTLRKSDWPDGYNLASSMNFRFPKCIPTNLRSLVPNASAEAITLMKDMLRWDPEKRPSAAQALRYPYFHVGQTLGAPLKFSEQHKARTKITQTATEPKPLSLCKTNLEPSEQRKTRVELQTSSRPLHWPLQEIPLPQDNTDPTAGQQPPLSLVKNKQPGSWHTQQRGPAAGAENSVSGVRTGRRHWGQTSFKSVDSWDDGDDTDAGVSISKKPSISSLKDRILDGHGCRFPETKTNMVAKLPSGIGLKRTDSTSSSAKQHYLRQSRYLPGIIPKRNSAGRNLWDNSCLTRGLGLELPLHKDAALPKLSAKQLMKEKSLEEVDLSKVDVSSTDYKTKTCKNKISSNKLSLSNEEYEQWRSRSVNPQISGSSSGSTVKTNFSRGPNIQPVHGRVDWAAKYGGHRWHQ
- the LOC133018002 gene encoding transmembrane protein 14C-like; this translates as MALDWIEFSYAVLVSVGGVVGFVKAGSVPSLAAGLLFGLLAAVGAYQTSQNPRNVWLSLGTSGTLTVVMGLRFINSGKFMPAGLMTLFSGLMLVRIITGMLTRPHES